Proteins from a genomic interval of Medicago truncatula cultivar Jemalong A17 chromosome 3, MtrunA17r5.0-ANR, whole genome shotgun sequence:
- the LOC25489530 gene encoding 28 kDa ribonucleoprotein, chloroplastic yields MSITSTTPLFKSLTMAESCLLSSQSKSKPTFFSLPSKSLNLHLSLKTNRSISISPSPLFVAQEGDTLTTSLDEEAGLSLDWEPTADAAETETGADDSAEGYFVEPPEDAKLFVGNFPFDVDSEKLAMLFGQAGTVEIAEVIYNRQTDLSRGFGFVTMSTVEEAESAVEKFNGYDYNGRSLVVNKASPKGSRPERTERAPRTFEPVLRIYVANLAWEVDNSRLEQVFSEHGKIVSARVVYDRETGRSRGFGFVTMSDETEMNDAIAALDGQSLEGRTIRVSVAEDRPRRGSF; encoded by the exons atgtcTATCACTTCCACCACTCCACTCTTCAAATCCCTAACCATGGCCGAATCCTGCCTCCTCTCATCCCAATCCAAATCCAAACCTACCTTCTTTTCCCTTCCCTCCAAATCCCTCAATCTCCATCTCTCCCTCAAAACCAACCGCTCAATCTCAATCTCTCCCTCTCCCTTATTCGTTGCTCAAGAAGGCGACACACTCACCACTTCTCTAGACGAAGAAGCTGGATTGAGTCTCGATTGGGAGCCCACTGCTGACGCTGCTGAAACTGAAACCGGCGCTGATGATTCTGCTGAAGGTTATTTTGTTGAACCACCGGAGGACGCAAAATTGTTTGTTGGAAATTTTCCTTTTGATGTTGATAGTGAGAAATTGGCCATGCTTTTTGGACAAGCCGGAACCGTTGAGATTGCTGAG gttATTTATAACAGACAAACTGACCTGAGTCGTGGTTTTGGCTTTGTAACTATGAGTACCGTTGAAGAAGCCGAGTCTGCTGTCGAGAAGTTTAACGGCTAT GATTACAATGGAAGATCATTGGTTGTTAACAAGGCTTCTCCTAAAGGATCTCGGCCTGAGCGTACTGAGCGTGCACCTCGTACTTTTGAACCTGTCCTAAGAATTTATGTTGCTAACTTGGCATGGGAAGTTGATAACAGTAGGCTCGAGCAAGTTTTCAGTGAACATGGCAAGATTGTGAGTGCTCGAGTAGTCTATGATAGAGAGACTGGTCGATCACGTGGCTTTGGCTTTGTCACAATGTCTGATGAAACTGAAATGAATGATGCCATTGCTGCTCTTGATGGTCAG AGTTTGGAGGGTAGGACAATAAGAGTCAGCGTTGCCGAAGACAGGCCCAGACGCGGCTCCTTTTGA
- the LOC25489531 gene encoding probable galactinol--sucrose galactosyltransferase 2 — MTISVVPKVKDECLMVRGNVILTHVPQNIVVSPVSSGSAFLGATSPIPSSRHVFTLGTLRGYRLLSLFRVKIWWMIPRVGKSASDVPMETQLLLVEAREESALETEFSSDSEETEEENTSYILFLPVLDGAFRATLQGTALNELQFCVESGDAYVQTSQSLEAVFVNSGDNPFELIKDSIKILEKHKGTFCHLENKEIPVHLDLFGWCTWDAFYTQVNPQGIKEGIQSLSSGGFTPKFIIVDDGWQETHNEFFKEGEPIVEGTQFATRLIDIKENVKFRSAGSNNSCNNLHDFVHSIKQNLSVKYVYMWHALAGYWGGVLPSSNAMKKYNPKLVYPIQSASTTGNLRDIAMDSLEKYGVGMIDPSKFYDFYNDYHSYLASCGVDGVKVDVQNLIETLGSGYGGRVSLTKRHQEALETSIARNFEHNNLICCMCHNSDSIYSSKKSAAARASEDFMPREPTFQTLHVASVAFNSLLLGEIFVPDWDMFQSKHKTAEFHAAARAIGGCAVYVSDKPGNHDFDILKKLVLPNGSVLRALYAGRPTRDCLFQDPVMDGKSLLKIWNLNKLTGVIGVFNCQGAGSWPMKPSEATPPTHLTISGKVKPLDVEFLEEVAGENWNGDCILYAFNAGLLSKLPSKGKLEVSLETLQCEVYTVSPIRVFGHDVQFAPIGLLDMYNSGGAVEELSCIRDAANCTIVNIKGRGCGRFGAYSNVRPKRCLVDMKEEEFSYNSEDGLVIIKLDGEGNSRDIEFVF, encoded by the exons ATGACTATTTCGGTTGTACCTAAAGTGAAGGACGAGTGCCTTATGGTGAGGGGCAACGTGATTCTCACACATGTCCCTCAAAACATTGTTGTTTCACCTGTTTCATCAGGTTCTGCTTTTTTAGGTGCAACTTCTCCTATTCCTAGTTCCCGTCATGTCTTCACCCTCGGCACTCTCCG GGGATATAGGTTGCTATCTTTATTTAGAGTCAAAATATGGTGGATGATACCACGTGTTGGGAAATCCGCAAGCGATGTTCCAATGGAAACTCAATTGCTTCTAGTGGAAGCAAGAGAAGAGTCTGCTCTTGAGACAGAATTTTCTTCTGATTCTGAAGAGACAGAAGAAGAGAACACTTCCTATATTCTCTTCTTGCCTGTGTTGGATGGAGCGTTTCGCGCAACTTTGCAAGGAACCGCGTTAAACGAGCTCCAATTCTGCGTTGAAAGTG GAGATGCCTATGTTCAAACTTCTCAATCACTTGAGGCAGTATTTGTAAATTCAGGGGACAATCCATTTGAGCTAATCAAAGATTCTATCAA GATATTAGAGAAACACAAAGGAACTTTCTGTCATCTTGAAAACAAGGAAATTCCTGTACATCTTGATTTGTTTGGATGGTGCACTTGGGATGCATTCTACACTCAAGTAAATCCACAAGGAATAAAAGAGGGCATTCAAAG TCTCTCAAGTGGAGGTTTTACACCAAAGTTTATCATCGTTGATGATGGATGGCAAGAGACGCACAATGAATTTTTCAAAGAAGGTGAACCAATAGTTGAAGGAACCCA gtttgcaacaAGGCTAATAGACATTAAGGAAAATGTAAAGTTCAGAAGTGCAGGCTCCAACAATTCTTGCAACAACCTCCATGATTTTGTTCACTCTATCAAACAGAATTTGAGTGTAAA ATACGTTTACATGTGGCATGCTTTAGCTGGTTATTGGGGAGGAGTACTCCCGTCTTCAAACGCGATGAAAAAATATAATCCGAAGCTTGTATATCCAATTCAGTCAGCTAGTACCACAGGGAACCTTAGAGATATAGCCATGGACAGCTTGGAAAAATATGGAGTGGGAATGATAGATCCATCAAAATTTTACGACTTTTACAATGACTATCACAGTTATCTTGCTAGCTGTGGCGTCGATGGAGTCAAAGTAGATGTCCAAAATTTGATAGAAACATTAGGTTCAGGGTACGGTGGACGTGTTTCATTAACAAAACGGCATCAAGAAGCATTAGAGACATCAATAGCAAGGAACTTTGAGCACAATAACCTCATTTGTTGCATGTGTCACAACTCTGATTCAATTTACAG TTCAAAGAAGAGTGCAGCAGCAAGAGCATCTGAGGATTTCATGCCAAGGGAACCAACATTTCAAACCTTACATGTTGCGTCGGTAGCTTTTAACAGTCTTCTTCTGGGAGAGATATTTGTGCCAGACTGGGACATGTTCCAA AGCAAGCACAAGACGGCTGAGTTCCACGCTGCAGCAAGAGCAATAGGTGGTTGTGCAGTATATGTTAG TGATAAGCCTGGCAATCATGATTTTGATATCTTGAAGAAGCTAGTACTGCCTAATGGATCAGTATTGAGAGCTCTTTATGCTGGCCGTCCTACTCgagattgtttgtttcaagATCCAGTAATGGATGGTAAAAG TCTGCTGAAAATTTGGAACTTGAATAAGCTGACTGGGGTGATAGGCGTCTTTAATTGCCAAGGAGCAGGAAGCTGGCCAATGAAACCATCCGAAGCCACACCACCGACACACTTAACCATTTCAGGAAAAGTTAAACCACTCGATGTTGAGTTTCTTGAAGAGGTTGCTGGTGAAAATTGGAATGGAGACTGCATACTATATGCCTTCAACGCAG GCTTGCTTTCCAAGCTACCGAGTAAAGGAAAACTAGAAGTGTCCTTGGAGACTCTTCAATGTGAAGTATATACAGTATCTCCAATCAGG GTATTTGGTCATGATGTGCAATTTGCACCAATTGGATTGCTTGACATGTACAATTCAGGAGGAGCTGTAGAAGAGTTGTCCTGCATAAGGGATGCTGCAAATTGCACAATAGTAAACATCAAAGGTAGAGGATGTGGCCGATTTGGAGCGTACTCCAATGTTAGGCCGAAACGTTGCTTGGTGGATATGAAAGAGGAGGAGTTTTCCTACAACTCTGAAGATGGATTAGTGATCATTAAACTTGATGGTGAAGGCAACTCAAGGGACATAGAATTTGTATTCTGA
- the LOC25489532 gene encoding aldehyde oxidase GLOX: MFIVKNMILSYTKIMIIILFFLVCVGLSNGANQKIPFQGREGQWQLLLNNTGVVGMHMALTYKNTVIMFDQTGAGQSRYKLRKRFNNGTRCTTNQHDLTDSTCYAHSVEYDISANRIRPLRLDTDPWCSSGSFLSNGTLLQTGGYHQGAKRVRFYRPCGNNHQCDWIQSRKSLSDERWYASSQILPEHDRVVLVGGRGVFTYEFVPKHSPNEKAFDLPFLHQTNDRNSEGNNLYPFTHLSSDGNLFIFANRDSILLNLRRNKVIKTFPRIPGNGSRNYPSSGSSVLLPLDHKDKFQKVEVMVCGGSATGALRAARSQRFVEGLRSCGRMVITGNKHSWEMDYMPKPRFLHDMLILPTGNILIINGAKHGCAGYDNARNASREPYLYSPNKRLGKRFSVLKRTMIARMYHSSATLLPDGRVLVAGGNPHGRYTFNNVAYPTELRLQAFVPHYMEKRYHAWRPSNLTIENHAIGYGKEFRVRFLLGRRPSDEVKFSVYSPPFTTHSFSMNQRMLNLRCKRMVRSSEGWVNAVLEAPPSSVVAPSGYYLFTVVNGGIPSMSQWIQFAHA; encoded by the coding sequence ATGTTCATAGTGAAAAACATGATCCTGTCATACACTAAAATCATGATTATTATCCTATTCTTCTTGGTTTGTGTTGGACTAAGCAATGGTGCCAATCAAAAAATACCCTTCCAAGGTAGAGAAGGACAATGGCAACTGCTTCTCAACAACACAGGCGTAGTTGGCATGCATATGGCCTTAACCTACAAAAATACTGTCATCATGTTTGATCAAACTGGTGCAGGACAATCTCGTTACAAACTTCGCAAACGCTTCAACAACGGCACCAGGTGTACAACAAACCAGCATGATTTAACCGATTCAACTTGTTATGCTCATTCAGTAGAGTATGATATCAGTGCCAATAGAATAAGACCTTTGAGACTTGACACTGATCCTTGGTGTTCCTCTGGCTCTTTCCTAAGCAATGGAACACTTCTACAAACAGGAGGTTATCATCAAGGTGCCAAAAGGGTTAGATTCTATAGACCTTGTGGGAATAATCACCAGTGTGATTGGATACAATCAAGGAAATCTTTATCTGATGAAAGGTGGTATGCTTCTAGTCAGATTCTACCAGAACATGACAGAGTTGTTCTTGTTGGTGGAAGAGGAGTTTTCACATATGAATTTGTTCCAAAACATAGTCCTAATGAAAAAGCTTTTGATCTTCCGTTTCTGCACCAAACCAATGACAGAAACTCTGAAGGGAACAACCTTTATCCATTCACTCACCTTTCATCAGATGGAAACTTGTTCATTTTCGCCAACCGCGATTCCATCTTACTCAACTTGAGACGCAACAAAGTAATCAAGACATTCCCTCGGATTCCAGGAAATGGGTCAAGAAACTACCCGAGCTCCGGCTCATCAGTGTTACTCCCATTAGACCATAAAGACAAGTTTCAGAAAGTTGAAGTTATGGTATGTGGAGGTTCAGCTACAGGAGCACTCAGAGCTGCTAGAAGTCAAAGATTCGTTGAAGGTTTAAGATCTTGTGGGAGAATGGTGATCACTGGGAATAAGCACAGTTGGGAAATGGATTACATGCCGAAACCGCGTTTCTTACATGACATGTTGATTCTACCTACAGGGAACATCTTGATTATAAATGGTGCTAAACATGGTTGTGCAGGATATGACAATGCTAGAAATGCTTCACGTGAGCCTTATCTTTATAGTCCAAATAAAAGACTAGGGAAAAGGTTCAGTGTCCTTAAGAGAACAATGATAGCAAGAATGTATCATTCATCGGCAACTCTTCTTCCTGATGGGAGAGTATTAGTTGCTGGTGGTAACCCACATGGGAGATACACCTTTAACAATGTGGCATATCCAACTGAATTGAGACTTCAAGCATTTGTTCCACATTACATGGAAAAAAGGTATCATGCTTGGAGGCCAAGTAACTTGACCATAGAAAATCATGCAATTGGGTATGGCAAAGAGTTTAGGGTGAGGTTTTTGTTGGGGAGGAGGCCAAGTGATGAAGTGAAGTTTAGCGTTTATTCGCCACCGTTTACTACTCATTCTTTTTCAATGAATCAGAGGATGTTGAACCTGAGATGCAAGAGAATGGTGAGAAGTAGTGAGGGATGGGTGAATGCAGTATTGGAAGCTCCACCATCATCTGTTGTTGCTCCTTCTGGTTATTACTTGTTCACAGTTGTGAATGGAGGTATTCCAAGCATGTCTCAGTGGATTCAGTTTGCACATGCCTAG